aatccAAATAACAGCTACCCTTGtaagacgatgatgaaaaattttatcataacAACTGTTTATCTTGGCAAGATTTACAGATTTGTAATAAAATCTTGGCAACACaatacacaaaacaaaacgaagaGCTAACAGAACTTGTATTCGAACGAATTGGATATTTGttaaaaatcatttacaataaaaaaaagagaactGAATATCTTCTTTCGATGAAATATACTgctatttatttgtttctttcGTCCCATTCTATTTACCATTCAATTCACTTTCTCTGAACAAGcaatgtaaaatttttctacGTCACATTATATGATGgctataacaacaaaaaaaaaatccaaacttGTTATATGTGgctataatatataaataaagaGAGTAATCCGCGTATGTGCAGctgttaataataaaatgacgACGGCGGTAAAAATTTGTGTGATcaggataaaaaaaaagtggtctccattttttttttgtctctgCTGCTGTCTTCATGTACCACttccaagaaaaataatattcgCCGACGACAATCTGACGTCGAAAAGTTTGAACATATATTGTCtggtttgttttggttttgtgatttttaatttcggTCTCTATTTTGATGGAGATTTATGAACAAAAtcggtgtttttttttcgttatctTTCATTATCCTTTCGCCCTTATTATTCATTACTGACatgtatttattatttcaaatgaaacgaGCTTTTCTTACATCatgacaaaaatgaaaaacaattggcCAAAGCACAATACAAtgccaaataataattatcacaggtattagcaaaaaaaaaattgtttaaaaaattttgtatttaAAACTTGAACGCCATCTACGAACCGAAATGTCTTTTTTTGAAACGTTATAACATCGATGTTAGTTGAGATCATCATAGTAAAAATTCGATGGATAccattgagaaaaaatacaacaaactTTTGTGATGCTTATAAGATTATTGCATAATCTAATCTTCATTTGTACATTATAAAATATATActtaatataatataatggcTTTAGACATCCATGAATACACCCGGCTGATAAACTGGAATACATCCAGCCATTCAAATTGGTTTGACTGCCTACTCGACAAATCATCtcatcaacatgatgaaCAAGTCGAAAAacgatgaacaaaatttagAAACAGTCAATAGCGCCAGCACCAAAATGCCATGTTGAAAAATCTTATTATAATACGAAAAATATCGACTTATtataaacatcatttttttgatgattagtTGTTGATCAGAAATTAGATTATTACTCAGGATTAAAAATATTGACATAAATTGATGTTGAATCATATGATCAGATCActttatcaacatcatcattttcattttttttccgcatTTCGAGTTTAACATTCTAATTTCGtcttcatattcatatatagCTTTACTTATTTTAgtgcagttttttttaaatatcatTTCTAGTTAGTTTTCATTTATCAGAATATATATCTTAAATTTGTACACCACCGCCATCCGCcaacattcaacaacaacaataacaaggTCTTCCTGTCCTTTATTGCCATTGAATggtcgttatcatcatcatcatcagcatcgtTGTTTTCTTCTGATTTTATTCGTTAAATTATAAAGTTGTTGAATATATAGTGGAGCTAAATTAAGTATTATGATGACATcgaattcattgatgaaatcaaCAGAAACCGCTTCGAATCGATCAAATCGTCGATTTTATCGTGTAGATTCAATACCGACCGGTGATCATGGCCTTACAGCTGaacatgaaaacaaatggTGTTTTGAAGTGGCTTGGGAAGTGGTCAATAAAggtttgaacaaaaaaaataaggtTGATaaagtttgattttttcagtcacttcaaaaaattttacactTTTACAGTTGGTGGTATTCATACCGTAATTCGTACCAAAGCCCAAACATCTGTTGAAGAATTAGGTAATCGTTATTTCATGATGGGCCCCTATATGGAACAAATGGTTCGAACCGAAGTGGAAATTGAAGAAGAACCCGTCGAACGATGTTTTCGTGAAACGATTAAAATCTTTCGTGACCATGGAATCAAAGTAGTCTTTGGCCATTGGCTAATAGATGGTTATCCGGCAGTCATCTTGTTCGATATTGAATCGGCTTcgtttaaattgaatgaatggaaacaTAATTTTTATGAAGTCACCCACATAGGTATACCACATCAGGATCGTGAATCTAATGATGCTTTGATTCTTGGTTATTGTGTTACCTGGTTTCTTGAAGAAATTTACAAACGTATACAAGAACTTTATGGAACACCGTTGATGGTTGCACAATTTCATGAATGGCAAGCCGGTGTCGGTTTGATATTATGTAGAACGCGACATTTGGATATTGCAACTGTTTTCACTACACACGCAACATTACTTGGGCGATATTTGTGTGCAGGAAATGTTGATTTCTATAACAATCTTGATAAATTCCATTTGGATCGTGAAGCCGGCAATCGTCAAATCTATCATCGATATTGTATGGAAAGAGCTGCATCTCATTCGGCTCATGTTTTCACCACTGTTTCGGATATAACAGCAATGGAATCTGAACATCTACTCAAGCGAAAACCATGTCTGATCACACCAAACGGTTTAAACGTGAAAAAATTCAGTGCCATccatgaatttcaaaatctaCATGCATtagccaaagaaaaaattcataaatttgTACGTGGACATTTTTATGGTCATTATGATTTCGATCTGGATAAGacattatattttttcatcgcTGGTCGATATGAATTTAGTAACAAAGGTGCAGATTTATTTATCGAATCTTTGGCTCGTCTTAATCATTATCTCAAGgtaaattttaataaaagATTTGATTCTTAGTTTCTGATCTTGATGTGATTGATACTAGTCTAGCCAAAGTGACGTTACTGTGATTGCTTTCCTAATATTTCCCGGAAAAActaataattttaatgtcGAATCATTACGTGGTCAAGCTATCGCTAAACAATTACAAGAAACCGTTGATGAAGTTCAGGAAAATATTGGCAAACGTTTGTTTGACATTCTTTTACAAGGTCGTTTGCCCGGTCCATCCGATTTGATGAAACAGGAGGACATTGTCGAACTGAAACGTTGCATTTATGCTGCTCATCGATCAACATTACCACCAGTCATCACACATAATATGCAAGATGATAGTTCTGATCTCGTTTTGCAACATATTCGCCGTACACAATTGTTCAATAATCGTTCTGATCGtgttaaaattatttttcatccagAATTTCTAAGTTCCACTAGTCCATTGTTCCCAATTAGCTATGATCAATTTGTTCGGGGCTGTCATCTGGGCGTTTTTCCTTCTTATTATGAGCCATGGGGCTATACACCAGCTGAATGCACTGTAATGGGCATACCATCAATAACCACCAATCTTTCCGGTTTCGGTTGTTTCATACAGGAACATGTTGCTGATCCCATATCATACGGAATCTATATTGTCGATCGTTTACATAAAAATCCCGAAGAAAGTGTTCAACAATTGGCTCAATACATGTTTGATTTTAGTTGTTTAACGAGACGACAACGAATTATTCAACGTAATCGTACTGAACGTTTATCTGATCTTTTAGATTGGAGAAATCTTGGAATAGTAAGTTTATTGAAATaattacaaatgaatgataaaatttattttttttctctttaaaaaaaagtattatCGGAAAGCACGACAATTAGCACTGCATAGAATGCATCCAGAAATAATGACTGAAGATGGTACTATAGCTTCATTTAATTTTCCGAAACCAATTTCTGCACCGGCAACACCGGCCTCATCACGAGCACCATCACCTGTTTCAtcagaagatgatgatgatgatagcgtACATTCTGATGTTGAGCGTGATATCctaacaaataatgatgataatggtagtGTCGAAGCTATTCTGAATAAAGCAATAGCTTCAACTCAAGCTTAAAAAgctataataaataaaatacttattttaaattatttttcgttttaaacaacaacaaaaaaaaatctcaactAAATAAAGGTTAAtgtttgaattaaatttttattcccATTTCAGTTTCAAATGTAATTTTAAAAGGATTTAGCACTTTTTCAAAAAGGATAATTGGTCAAATGTGGACCCAACGAAAATGGACAAGTACGATAATTTTGATCCAATGACATCAATTCTTTAAGATCTTCATCGgtcaatttaaaatcataCACTTGTAGGTTGGAAATGATACGTTCGAGGCGAACACTTTTTGGTATGACGATAAAGCCACGATCGATAGCAAAACGGATCAGAATTTGGCCGGAATTTTTCTTATATTTTTGAGCTAAACGAACAATGACAGGATCGTTGAgcaaatcttttttcttctcatcgGGAAAATAAGTCGAACCGGGATTACCCAATGGTGAATAGGCAGTCAAAATAATGCCTTGATCGGCACAGAATTTTCGCAATTTTTCCTGATTCAAATATGGATGGCATTCAACTTGATTAACCACCGGTTTAATTCGAGCGACTTTCAAAAGTCGTTCAACTTGTTCtacattgaaatttgaaattccaaTCGATTTGATCAAACCTTGATCGACTAATGATTCTAATGCTTGATAGGCTTCAATAAAATCGACTTTTCCATCAATtaatttgtcatttgaatCTTTAGGAAATAATGAATCATCTGTTTGTTCAAAACTCATTGGCCAATGCAATAAAATCAAGTCCATGTACTTGAGCTGTAATTGTTTGAGAATTTTATCCAAACAAATCGGCACACGATCTTTGCGATAGAAAGTTAGCCAAATTTTAGATGTTACATACAATTCATCTCGTTTTAACTattttaatattaataaaaataaaaatcatacaTATTAAACATGGATTTagtattttgattcattcaaaaactCACCACGCCGGCTTCAATGCATTCGGTGATAGCTTTACCAATCTCTTCTTGATTCTGATAGATGTATGCACAATCCAGATGACGATATCCATTTTCTAATGCACCTTTCACGGCACGATAAACGGAACCATCAGGTGGTGATTGCCAAGTACCAAGACCAAGATTTGGATATTTTTGTCCATTGTTGAACGTGACAAATTTTGAATCAGCCATTCTTTCTAAAAATAAGTACACTTTTATTATCTTGTTTTTATGATGTCAAAATCGTACGATTGTTGAAAGTTAAATGCTTGTTGATTATGGAAGAATGAGAGCTTATATAATTGAATTGCTTttcaattagaaaaaaaaaatcgaacagCGACGGAAAAAAGCTGTCATAGTGATAAATGCTTGCTTGGTATCTATAGTTATGAATGTAACCACAAAACCATAGCaactaaataaattttatttattaaacaATTATCTGTCTATCATTGCATTAAATATCAAGTGTTTTGCTAGAAATAAAATCTCGATCGTAACCAATATCGataaataattgtttttttttttttggtttatcaAACGAAACCAATGTATTATTTGTTATAAACACATACCCGAAACCAATGACAATGTCCAATTcggaatgaaaatcaatgtaCAATGTATTTGgtaagaaaaattgaaaatatttcagGGAAATATTATAttgtgtttttatttatacaCACATGTAAAATAAATGAGCAAATAAAAGCCGGTTTTTATATAGCATAGAAAAATGTGTGCACATCAATCTGAACGATCTGTACATATAACCAATGATGTAAGGTGAATTTCGATTTATTCagaattaatcatcatcatcattatagtTTATATTATGTACTATGCCCAGAATTTTAATTCagatatgattattattctgaaattttttagaattttgatttagtCCATtaatgtgtttgtttatacTTCTAGTACTGTTAGGATTATCCGATATTTTATGACAATATTTACAACGATAATATTTTCgtttatgttgttgattatttgtttgttttttatcattattgttttgtttacgaattccaaataaaatctttgatcgatattttcgatgatgatgatgattttgacgGTATCGATATTTACGCTGTTGATGTTTGATCACATCttttgaatcgaatgttttcactgatgatggtgatgatgatatggttGATGCTTTTTCTGCTAATAAAGTTGCCGGAATGTTATTTGTAATACAGGCGAAACCATAGGTAATATTTCCAATTTTGGACCATAATTGCCAAGCAACCGATAATGACGTGATGAACAAGAATAATATGAATGTCAGCAAATCTTTTTATTGAGAAAATGATAGATTTAGCATGAAttaatctgaaaaaaaattgcactTACCATTCTTGGtcaaatttatcaaatcGACAAATGGGTATACCCTAATAatgtgataattattataaagcCATAGATTATATATGATACGAAAAAGAGAATAATtcttgaataaaaaacaacaatcaaatggaaGTAATTGAAGATAGACAGTTatgattgatgttgataGGGCACTCatctgaataaaaaatgaaaatcagtTCAATGATCATTGTATTTGTTAAGCATTCACATACCCAGaataaatcgataaaataaaacattgttAGATGGAAAACTAAGACACCAAATATGAATGCGATGTTGAGATAAAGCTCgccattattttcattatcgtcgctataatcgaatgaataaCTTTTTCCACCGCCATAACTTAGCATATACACATCGAATAGAGTAGCCATTaaccaaaatgataatacaaTTGAATGTAGTGATAACGCTAGGCGAAGATTTCGAGTACATCGGCAAACAATTGTCCATATGGATGATAGAATCATACTTATCAGGAATGCATAGATTAGATTCTCGTATGAACGATGATGACTTCGATTAGGATTGTCTGGATGCCATTTTGAAGAAATAGTAGCCATCAATGATATCGAAAAAGCAAAGACCAGAATGAAAgcgaaataaaatatttctgagagaaaaaatttaaacagaTAATTATTATAGGTTAAATTTAAACatcaatgtaaaaaaaataccgagAATAAAATATCGATAACCTATGATCGAAAcgattgttgaaaatatgcCCATGAAGACTAGcacaatgatgaatacaaTATCAACCGATTTTGAGTCTGTATTGATGTTATGACTAGGAATATACAATGACCAATGAATTGTGTCATTTAGAATCGCTTCGTTTTTCAAACGAGCCACaatattaaaataaattgtttgcTTTGAATTGGAAGCAAAATACAACCGTAGTGGTGAtagatttgaatttattctgGCTATAAGCAAACAATGATTAACAATCCAATCATAATTGGACATTGAGATTAGTCGATGAAAATATTccgtttcatcatcattatcattattatcgttggTATAATATGCATAGATAAGATATTCAATCTGATCACGACTTTCTCGGCCACACTGATATTTCCAATCGGTTTCATTACCAAAAGCTGCATGCTGAAATGTCAAATAGTTGATCAAAGGAAAAGTGGTTGgttttatataaatgaatggagaAATTTCCAATGGGAATTCTAGATTACATCCGCCTGGCACGGGAACTGTGCGAAAAACAATACatttatcaatatcaatgtgaaaaaaattatacatACCATATATACtatgatatttattttcaatcaacaatacATTCAATGGATTGACATTAGGATTGTACAAGCAGATTGAATatgatcgatgataatgttggtTTCGGCCAAATGCTAGGCCAAAATTTGTTCCATTCATCACAATGGATTTAGGATTTTGCCAACGACATAATGATACGTTACGAtttttatgtgtgtgaattCCGAAAATGGTTAAAAATCCATCGGAATCATTAGaactatcatcattggctTTGATTAATTCATGTTCACTatcatttaattgaattagCTTATGATTAATGACTCGATTGGTTAATTGAAGTTGAAGTTTGTCCATACTAATGGAGATGTTAACAAATTGAACCGGTGCCGAATGACTAGGTACAATAATCATGTTGAGCATTATGACCAACAAAAATAAgttaatgatttgaaaaaattgtgcCATTTTTTTAGAATAAAATGTGGCGCCAAAAAAACGCCatgaatttttcacaaaTGACCACAATATATTTCAAAATGTATGTGAATAGAAATAGTCGACactgtttattattaaaaaaaaccgttgaaaaaaatgatagtTTATGCTCACTGGTACAAGATGGCATAAAAATcgcattttcaataattagAATTAGACAACACAAGATAGCAGCACACGATTCaaggaaatttttgtttttgactATAGTGTTCCAAAAAGTAGGAGACGCGCCTTTATTCAAGAGATCCATCCATTGGAAAAAGTTGGTGAGTGTGTTGAAACAAGAGATCCAAATAGATGATTGGATCGATACAGAGGGTGCTAGGACCCATTCGTACTCCCACTCATTCATTGTTGgtttctatatttttttttgtgtaatcaaatattttccCAAAAAGATATTGTCCAGgctatatatatgataagTATTCACGAATGGAAAACGGTTTACACCAATTGTAGATAGTATGATgatagaaatgatgatgatgatactgtAAATAACATTCTAACACTGCCACTACATTAAAGTATTTTGACACTGCCATTCGGATTTACTGTCTgtatgttgtcgttgtcttTTAACAATTCATCCAATTTTAGGACGCGATGAATTGTCAGGAATTCTTATCCGAATCTTTCTATGTTCGTTTTGAAATGACTATGAACTCTATGTTGCATAGTGAGCGAGTGCGCCCCCATTCATTGTGAAGAATTTTACtgaaaatcaacaaagaattttaatcatcatttagtgCATGGTTGAGTTTGACGTTTTATGTTCtttgggtgtgtgtgtgtgtatgtgtgtgaaaatattgatgtttATTGTCTGGTTTTTccgattttaaaaaaatgtaaaattttcaaaattattgaatttctaGCTTATTATACGGAACAAATATTATAACCAATGCCACACTATAGTAACATCtctcatttatcatcaacatcaattttgaaaaaaaattacgatATAAAATAAGCGAAAATATTTGTATTCGATGACTTTGACGGTCAATATAACTTTGCGCCGCCCCCCTGCttggtgtgtgtttgtatgtgtgtgaaaatattgatgtcTTATTGTCTGGTTTTTccgattttaaaaaaatgtaaaattttcaaaattattgaatttctaGCTTATTATACGGAACAAATATTATAACCAATGCCACACTATAGTAACATCtctcatttatcatcaacatcaattttgaaaaaaaattacgatATAAAATAAGCGAAAATATTTGTATtcgataattattttcattggcCAATGTATCTTTTgacagctgctgctgctcacggttcattcatcaaaaacagGATCAATGatgtaaattattaaaatttgttttggCCTATATATTTGAAGAAAGACAAACATTTcctttaatcatcatcatcatcatcatcactttgaTCAGTCTATCAACAATCAAAGACGAATGatcgaatgtttgtttttgttcaagtGATTCTCGATTGACAGTCTATTTCGACAACCACCACTTGTTATTCagttttgattttggtttgccggcaatcatcataatgaatcattgatgattatgatgatcatcagaaaattatttgtttgatgaaaaaatgatttgcgAAACAAGTATatgtttgacattttttgtcgattatcatcacgaCAGATTGGTTGCCATCATAAGCTAATAGTCATACAAGCCTACATTCTTTcctattttgtttgtttatattcggcttgaatcatcaatcatgTCGGTGTTTGATAACcacatgaacatttttttcgctaacataaaaatccaaaatctgaatcaattttgaatcaagattatttgattttttattcaaattaatcaatcgcACCGGCTACAAACAATGGGTAAAGAACAAGACTTACTGGAAGCATCTCGAAGTGGACATTAtcatattattgaaaaaaatcttatggccagagtgaaaaaaagtggTCCGCTCAATTTAACAAGGTATtttaaaatgtgaaaaaccAATTTCtattaaattgaaacaacaacaacaaaaattctctCATGAAGCTTTCCTCccatatattttgtttttataataaataatttgacAGACGATTTTActtgaaaataatatataatagtAACCATTGATTTAATGGTTTGAGCCTT
This window of the Dermatophagoides farinae isolate YC_2012a chromosome 3, ASM2471394v1, whole genome shotgun sequence genome carries:
- the Glys gene encoding glycogen [starch] synthase isoform X1 yields the protein MMTSNSLMKSTETASNRSNRRFYRVDSIPTGDHGLTAEHENKWCFEVAWEVVNKVGGIHTVIRTKAQTSVEELGNRYFMMGPYMEQMVRTEVEIEEEPVERCFRETIKIFRDHGIKVVFGHWLIDGYPAVILFDIESASFKLNEWKHNFYEVTHIGIPHQDRESNDALILGYCVTWFLEEIYKRIQELYGTPLMVAQFHEWQAGVGLILCRTRHLDIATVFTTHATLLGRYLCAGNVDFYNNLDKFHLDREAGNRQIYHRYCMERAASHSAHVFTTVSDITAMESEHLLKRKPCLITPNGLNVKKFSAIHEFQNLHALAKEKIHKFVRGHFYGHYDFDLDKTLYFFIAGRYEFSNKGADLFIESLARLNHYLKSSQSDVTVIAFLIFPGKTNNFNVESLRGQAIAKQLQETVDEVQENIGKRLFDILLQGRLPGPSDLMKQEDIVELKRCIYAAHRSTLPPVITHNMQDDSSDLVLQHIRRTQLFNNRSDRVKIIFHPEFLSSTSPLFPISYDQFVRGCHLGVFPSYYEPWGYTPAECTVMGIPSITTNLSGFGCFIQEHVADPISYGIYIVDRLHKNPEESVQQLAQYMFDFSCLTRRQRIIQRNRTERLSDLLDWRNLGIYYRKARQLALHRMHPEIMTEDGTIASFNFPKPISAPATPASSRAPSPVSSEDDDDDSVHSDVERDILTNNDDNGSVEAILNKAIASTQA
- the Glys gene encoding glycogen [starch] synthase isoform X2, which translates into the protein MMGPYMEQMVRTEVEIEEEPVERCFRETIKIFRDHGIKVVFGHWLIDGYPAVILFDIESASFKLNEWKHNFYEVTHIGIPHQDRESNDALILGYCVTWFLEEIYKRIQELYGTPLMVAQFHEWQAGVGLILCRTRHLDIATVFTTHATLLGRYLCAGNVDFYNNLDKFHLDREAGNRQIYHRYCMERAASHSAHVFTTVSDITAMESEHLLKRKPCLITPNGLNVKKFSAIHEFQNLHALAKEKIHKFVRGHFYGHYDFDLDKTLYFFIAGRYEFSNKGADLFIESLARLNHYLKSSQSDVTVIAFLIFPGKTNNFNVESLRGQAIAKQLQETVDEVQENIGKRLFDILLQGRLPGPSDLMKQEDIVELKRCIYAAHRSTLPPVITHNMQDDSSDLVLQHIRRTQLFNNRSDRVKIIFHPEFLSSTSPLFPISYDQFVRGCHLGVFPSYYEPWGYTPAECTVMGIPSITTNLSGFGCFIQEHVADPISYGIYIVDRLHKNPEESVQQLAQYMFDFSCLTRRQRIIQRNRTERLSDLLDWRNLGIYYRKARQLALHRMHPEIMTEDGTIASFNFPKPISAPATPASSRAPSPVSSEDDDDDSVHSDVERDILTNNDDNGSVEAILNKAIASTQA
- the LOC124494604 gene encoding aldo-keto reductase family 1 member B10 isoform X1; the protein is MADSKFVTFNNGQKYPNLGLGTWQSPPDGSVYRAVKGALENGYRHLDCAYIYQNQEEIGKAITECIEAGVLKRDELYVTSKIWLTFYRKDRVPICLDKILKQLQLKYMDLILLHWPMSFEQTDDSLFPKDSNDKLIDGKVDFIEAYQALESLVDQGLIKSIGISNFNVEQVERLLKVARIKPVVNQVECHPYLNQEKLRKFCADQGIILTAYSPLGNPGSTYFPDEKKKDLLNDPVIVRLAQKYKKNSGQILIRFAIDRGFIVIPKSVRLERIISNLQVYDFKLTDEDLKELMSLDQNYRTCPFSLGPHLTNYPF
- the LOC124494604 gene encoding aldo-keto reductase family 1 member B10 isoform X2 → MADSKFVTFNNGQKYPNLGLGTWQSPPDGSVYRAVKGALENGYRHLDCAYIYQNQEEIGKAITECIEAGLKRDELYVTSKIWLTFYRKDRVPICLDKILKQLQLKYMDLILLHWPMSFEQTDDSLFPKDSNDKLIDGKVDFIEAYQALESLVDQGLIKSIGISNFNVEQVERLLKVARIKPVVNQVECHPYLNQEKLRKFCADQGIILTAYSPLGNPGSTYFPDEKKKDLLNDPVIVRLAQKYKKNSGQILIRFAIDRGFIVIPKSVRLERIISNLQVYDFKLTDEDLKELMSLDQNYRTCPFSLGPHLTNYPF
- the LOC142597383 gene encoding uncharacterized protein LOC142597383 isoform X2, translating into MAQFFQIINLFLLVIMLNMIIVPSHSAPVQFVNISISMDKLQLQLTNRVINHKLIQLNDSEHELIKANDDSSNDSDGFLTIFGIHTHKNRNVSLCRWQNPKSIVMNGTNFGLAFGRNQHYHRSYSICLYNPNVNPLNVLLIENKYHSIYVPVPGGCNLEFPLEISPFIYIKPTTFPLINYLTFQHAAFGNETDWKYQCGRESRDQIEYLIYAYYTNDNNDNDDETEYFHRLISMSNYDWIVNHCLLIARINSNLSPLRLYFASNSKQTIYFNIVARLKNEAILNDTIHWSLYIPSHNINTDSKSVDIVFIIVLVFMGIFSTIVSIIGYRYFILEIFYFAFILVFAFSISLMATISSKWHPDNPNRSHHRSYENLIYAFLISMILSSIWTIVCRCTRNLRLALSLHSIVLSFWLMATLFDVYMLSYGGGKSYSFDYSDDNENNGELYLNIAFIFGVLVFHLTMFYFIDLFWMSALSTSIITVYLQLLPFDCCFLFKNYSLFRIIYNLWLYNNYHIIRVYPFVDLINLTKNDLLTFILFLFITSLSVAWQLWSKIGNITYGFACITNNIPATLLAEKASTISSSPSSVKTFDSKDVIKHQQRKYRYRQNHHHHRKYRSKILFGIRKQNNNDKKQTNNQQHKRKYYRCKYCHKISDNPNSTRSINKHINGLNQNSKKFQNNNHI
- the LOC142597383 gene encoding uncharacterized protein LOC142597383 isoform X1 produces the protein MAQFFQIINLFLLVIMLNMIIVPSHSAPVQFVNISISMDKLQLQLTNRVINHKLIQLNDSEHELIKANDDSSNDSDGFLTIFGIHTHKNRNVSLCRWQNPKSIVMNGTNFGLAFGRNQHYHRSYSICLYNPNVNPLNVLLIENKYHSIYGMYNFFHIDIDKCIVFRTVPVPGGCNLEFPLEISPFIYIKPTTFPLINYLTFQHAAFGNETDWKYQCGRESRDQIEYLIYAYYTNDNNDNDDETEYFHRLISMSNYDWIVNHCLLIARINSNLSPLRLYFASNSKQTIYFNIVARLKNEAILNDTIHWSLYIPSHNINTDSKSVDIVFIIVLVFMGIFSTIVSIIGYRYFILEIFYFAFILVFAFSISLMATISSKWHPDNPNRSHHRSYENLIYAFLISMILSSIWTIVCRCTRNLRLALSLHSIVLSFWLMATLFDVYMLSYGGGKSYSFDYSDDNENNGELYLNIAFIFGVLVFHLTMFYFIDLFWMSALSTSIITVYLQLLPFDCCFLFKNYSLFRIIYNLWLYNNYHIIRVYPFVDLINLTKNDLLTFILFLFITSLSVAWQLWSKIGNITYGFACITNNIPATLLAEKASTISSSPSSVKTFDSKDVIKHQQRKYRYRQNHHHHRKYRSKILFGIRKQNNNDKKQTNNQQHKRKYYRCKYCHKISDNPNSTRSINKHINGLNQNSKKFQNNNHI